From the genome of Bacteroidota bacterium, one region includes:
- a CDS encoding alanine/glycine:cation symporter family protein, giving the protein MSLSKKLLSVLIILLSFQVLVSAGEKKESNLSEKINNLFEPAVDVMVKVIFWDPLEAVGIYDPVIYNEEGEAQVSSYFTGLVTTDKGSNIVKGYRTEFNNLESGLSVVIDGKIYIIESVTDARTLKLERNAEHSLSEVPFASPQKRPFPIVVLWLMFGAVFFTIKMKFINFRGVKHTLELLRGKYDDPDKEVSKEELTRIQALSTALSGTVGLGNIASVAVAISIGGPGATFWMIVAGLLGMASKFTEVTLGVKYREVDENGVVYGGPMYYLKSGLAKRNFGVLGKFLAVMFAFLLIGASLGGGNMFQANQAYAQLQNSFPLLAGHGAEVGVILAIMVGVVIIGGVKSIARVTERIVPLMAGIYMFAALIIILINYDQIIPSVQLIFGMAFTAPAIKGGIVGVLIVGFQRAAFSNEAGIGSSAIAHSAAKTTEPVSEGFVALIEPFIDTVLICTITAFVIIITGRYEGYELQGAELTSSAFGSAISWFPYVLTIAIFLFAFSTMISWSYYGLKAWTYIFGKSKINTMIFKVIYLLMVVVGSSSSLGVVLTFSDMMILSMAVPNIIGLLILSSEVKEDLKSYLARVRSGEIKKFK; this is encoded by the coding sequence ATGAGTTTATCCAAAAAATTACTTTCTGTTTTAATAATATTATTGTCTTTTCAGGTATTGGTTTCTGCCGGAGAAAAGAAAGAATCAAATTTATCTGAAAAAATTAACAACCTTTTTGAGCCTGCAGTTGATGTAATGGTAAAGGTTATTTTTTGGGATCCTTTAGAGGCTGTTGGAATTTATGATCCTGTTATTTACAATGAAGAAGGAGAGGCTCAGGTTTCTTCGTATTTTACAGGTTTAGTGACTACAGATAAGGGTAGTAATATTGTAAAAGGATATAGAACTGAGTTTAATAATTTAGAAAGTGGACTGTCTGTTGTTATTGACGGAAAAATATATATCATTGAATCAGTAACTGATGCAAGAACCCTTAAACTCGAAAGAAATGCGGAGCACAGTCTCAGCGAAGTACCTTTCGCTTCTCCTCAAAAGCGACCATTTCCAATAGTTGTTTTATGGCTTATGTTCGGGGCTGTATTTTTTACTATAAAAATGAAGTTTATAAATTTCAGGGGAGTAAAACACACTTTGGAATTACTCCGAGGTAAATATGACGACCCTGATAAAGAAGTATCGAAAGAAGAGTTAACCAGAATACAGGCATTATCTACGGCCTTATCAGGAACTGTTGGTCTTGGTAATATTGCATCCGTGGCAGTAGCTATATCAATTGGTGGTCCCGGGGCTACATTTTGGATGATAGTAGCCGGTTTACTGGGTATGGCATCTAAGTTTACCGAAGTTACTCTTGGAGTAAAATATCGTGAAGTTGATGAAAATGGAGTGGTTTATGGAGGACCGATGTATTACCTTAAAAGTGGATTGGCCAAAAGGAATTTTGGAGTTTTAGGGAAGTTTCTGGCAGTAATGTTTGCTTTTTTGTTAATCGGTGCATCTCTTGGCGGGGGTAATATGTTTCAGGCCAATCAGGCTTATGCGCAGTTACAAAATTCATTTCCCCTATTGGCGGGACATGGAGCAGAGGTAGGAGTAATTCTGGCAATTATGGTTGGAGTTGTTATTATCGGTGGAGTAAAAAGTATAGCAAGAGTTACTGAACGAATTGTGCCTTTAATGGCAGGAATTTATATGTTTGCCGCCCTGATAATTATTTTGATTAATTATGATCAGATTATACCGTCAGTTCAACTTATTTTTGGAATGGCATTTACTGCCCCCGCTATAAAAGGTGGTATAGTAGGTGTTTTGATTGTCGGATTTCAACGCGCTGCATTTTCAAACGAAGCAGGAATAGGATCTTCGGCTATCGCTCACTCAGCTGCAAAAACTACTGAGCCCGTTTCCGAAGGATTTGTAGCATTGATCGAACCTTTTATCGATACTGTACTAATATGTACAATTACTGCTTTTGTGATAATTATTACCGGTCGCTACGAAGGCTATGAACTGCAGGGAGCCGAGCTCACATCAAGTGCATTCGGTAGTGCAATTTCATGGTTTCCGTACGTTCTAACAATCGCAATATTTCTTTTTGCATTTTCAACAATGATTTCCTGGTCGTATTACGGACTAAAAGCATGGACATATATTTTTGGTAAATCAAAAATTAATACCATGATATTTAAAGTTATTTACCTGCTGATGGTAGTTGTAGGATCCTCATCATCGCTGGGAGTGGTACTTACCTTCTCCGATATGATGATCCTGAGTATGGCCGTACCAAATATTATAGGACTGCTAATACTGTCATCAGAGGTTAAAGAAGATCTGAAAAGCTATTTGGCAAGGGTGAGATCAGGAGAGATTAAAAAGTTTAAATAG